From a single Pseudomonas serboccidentalis genomic region:
- a CDS encoding DUF1289 domain-containing protein: protein MSSTKDPCISLCKFTDDICLGCGRSKREIRAWKKLDKDDKRTVLAEAALRLIKLGGAGRRKKK from the coding sequence ATGAGTTCCACCAAAGACCCCTGCATCAGCCTCTGCAAATTCACCGACGACATCTGCCTGGGCTGCGGCCGCAGCAAGCGCGAGATTCGCGCCTGGAAGAAGCTCGACAAGGACGACAAGCGCACGGTACTGGCCGAAGCCGCGCTGCGCCTGATCAAACTCGGTGGCGCCGGTCGGCGGAAAAAGAAATAA
- a CDS encoding L-threonylcarbamoyladenylate synthase: MSQFFQIHPENPQARLIKQAVEIIRKGGVVIYPTDSSYAIGCQIGDKTAIERVRRLRQLDEKHNFALICSDLSQLGNYAKIDTGTFRILKAHLPGPYTFILNATREVPRLLLHPKKRTIGLRVPSHPIALALLAELGEPLMSVTLIMPGDEDPLSDPYEMRQLLEHQVDLIIDGGFGGIKASTVIDLTGDDPEVIRVGCGDPAPFMVEA, encoded by the coding sequence GTGAGTCAATTTTTCCAGATACATCCGGAAAACCCGCAAGCGCGCCTGATCAAACAGGCAGTCGAGATCATCCGCAAGGGCGGGGTGGTGATTTATCCCACGGACTCGTCCTACGCCATCGGTTGCCAGATTGGCGACAAGACCGCCATCGAGCGGGTGCGACGCCTGCGTCAGCTGGATGAAAAGCACAACTTTGCGCTGATCTGCAGCGACCTGTCGCAACTGGGCAACTACGCCAAGATCGACACCGGCACCTTCCGCATTCTCAAGGCGCATTTGCCCGGGCCATACACCTTTATTCTCAACGCCACCCGCGAAGTGCCGCGCCTGCTGCTGCATCCGAAGAAGCGCACCATCGGCCTACGGGTGCCGAGCCATCCGATTGCCCTGGCCTTGCTGGCCGAACTCGGCGAGCCGCTGATGAGCGTGACCCTGATCATGCCCGGCGACGAAGATCCGTTGAGCGATCCATACGAAATGCGTCAATTGCTTGAGCACCAGGTGGACCTGATCATCGACGGCGGTTTCGGCGGGATCAAGGCGTCCACCGTGATCGACCTGACCGGCGACGACCCGGAAGTGATCCGCGTCGGTTGCGGCGACCCCGCGCCGTTCATGGTCGAGGCCTGA
- a CDS encoding amino acid permease — protein sequence MSGQNSQSGELKRGLKNRHIQLIALGGAIGTGLFLGSAGVLKSAGPSMILGYAICGFIAFMIMRQLGEMIVEEPVAGSFSHFAHKYWGGFAGFLSGWNCWILYILVGMSELTAVGKYIHYWAPDIPTWVTAAAFFVLINAINLANVKVFGEAEFWFAIIKVVAIVGMIALGSYLLVSGHGGPQASVSNLWSHGGFFPNGVSGLVMAMAIIMFSFGGLEMLGFTAAEADKPKTVIPKAINQVIYRILIFYIGALVILLSLTPWDSLLETINASGDSYSGSPFVQVFSMLGSNTAAHILNFVVLTAALSVYNSGTYCNSRMLLGMAEQGDAPKGLAKIDKRGVPVRSILASAAVTLVAVLLNYLIPQHALELLMSLVVATLVINWAMISFSHFKFRQHMNKTQQTPLFKALWYPYGNYVCLAFVAFILGVMLLIPGIQISVYAIPVWVVFMWVCYVIKNKRGAQQALHAASASK from the coding sequence ATGAGTGGACAAAACTCGCAATCAGGCGAGCTGAAACGCGGCCTGAAAAATCGCCATATTCAACTGATCGCCCTCGGTGGCGCGATCGGTACCGGATTGTTCCTGGGATCCGCCGGGGTCCTGAAATCCGCCGGCCCGTCGATGATCCTCGGCTACGCCATCTGCGGCTTCATCGCCTTCATGATCATGCGCCAGCTCGGCGAGATGATCGTCGAAGAGCCGGTGGCCGGTTCCTTCAGCCATTTCGCGCACAAGTACTGGGGCGGCTTCGCTGGCTTCCTGTCGGGCTGGAACTGCTGGATTCTGTACATTCTGGTTGGCATGTCGGAGCTGACCGCAGTCGGCAAGTACATCCACTACTGGGCGCCGGACATCCCGACCTGGGTCACCGCCGCCGCATTCTTCGTGCTGATCAACGCGATCAACCTGGCCAACGTCAAAGTCTTCGGTGAAGCCGAATTCTGGTTCGCGATCATCAAGGTCGTGGCGATCGTCGGCATGATCGCGCTGGGCAGCTACCTGCTGGTCAGCGGTCATGGCGGCCCGCAAGCCTCGGTCAGCAACCTGTGGTCGCACGGTGGGTTCTTCCCCAATGGCGTCAGCGGTCTGGTGATGGCGATGGCGATCATCATGTTCTCCTTCGGCGGTCTGGAAATGCTCGGTTTCACCGCCGCTGAAGCCGACAAACCGAAGACCGTGATCCCGAAAGCGATCAACCAGGTGATCTACCGGATCCTGATTTTCTACATCGGCGCCCTGGTGATCCTGCTGTCGCTGACCCCATGGGACAGCCTGCTGGAAACCATCAACGCCTCTGGCGACTCGTACAGCGGCAGCCCGTTTGTGCAGGTGTTCTCGATGCTTGGCAGCAACACGGCTGCGCACATCCTCAACTTCGTGGTGCTGACCGCAGCACTGTCGGTGTACAACAGCGGCACCTACTGCAACAGCCGCATGCTGCTGGGCATGGCCGAGCAGGGCGATGCGCCGAAAGGTCTGGCGAAAATCGACAAGCGCGGCGTACCGGTGCGTTCGATCCTGGCGTCGGCGGCGGTGACATTGGTGGCTGTATTGCTCAACTACCTGATCCCGCAGCACGCGCTGGAACTGCTGATGTCGTTGGTGGTGGCGACCTTGGTGATCAACTGGGCGATGATCAGCTTCTCGCACTTCAAGTTCCGCCAGCACATGAACAAGACCCAACAGACGCCGCTGTTCAAGGCCCTGTGGTACCCGTACGGCAACTACGTCTGCCTGGCGTTCGTGGCGTTCATCCTGGGCGTGATGCTGCTGATCCCGGGCATCCAGATCTCGGTGTACGCGATTCCGGTGTGGGTCGTGTTCATGTGGGTCTGCTACGTGATCAAGAACAAGCGCGGCGCACAGCAGGCGCTGCACGCGGCAAGTGCTTCGAAGTAG
- a CDS encoding leucyl aminopeptidase, with translation MDKPRAISHFLYYLEHHPALAGLDSAKVLLGHTADYEALTGAIAEQAGAHPRFTFSARRLDLESTAALTAAIADSDLYIFFYDSSTLPNPRPDGPEFVRALQGVMAENWKKSLLFKDYGDYFYDTFSVTPQRIAGLNSHLIQRMSQATTLSFKDDHGSWFETPLSSIKKWTDINGVGNFDLAPGEIATHSEAINGHVKFKGTFLSTIPFARKYGVLESPLELWIENSTISRIATNVPGLEHDFNKYLDANPSNRRIEELGIGTNEGVKDLYARNAGFEERHCGLHLGLGGGAKGSHHLDLIFSGGVLALDDKPVFDGRFVF, from the coding sequence ATGGATAAGCCCCGCGCGATCTCGCATTTCCTTTACTACCTCGAACATCACCCTGCCCTTGCCGGCCTCGACTCGGCGAAGGTATTGCTCGGCCACACCGCCGATTACGAAGCCCTGACCGGCGCCATTGCCGAACAGGCCGGCGCTCATCCGCGTTTCACCTTCAGCGCCCGACGGCTGGATCTGGAAAGCACCGCAGCGCTGACCGCGGCGATTGCCGACAGCGATCTGTACATTTTCTTCTACGACTCTTCCACCCTGCCCAACCCGCGCCCCGACGGCCCGGAATTTGTCCGTGCGCTGCAAGGCGTGATGGCGGAAAACTGGAAGAAGTCGCTGCTGTTCAAGGATTACGGCGACTATTTCTACGACACCTTCAGCGTCACCCCGCAGCGCATTGCGGGGCTCAACAGCCACTTGATCCAACGCATGTCCCAAGCCACGACGCTGAGCTTCAAGGACGACCACGGTTCCTGGTTCGAAACGCCGTTGAGCAGCATCAAGAAGTGGACCGACATCAACGGCGTCGGCAACTTCGACCTGGCCCCTGGCGAAATCGCCACCCACAGCGAAGCCATCAATGGCCATGTGAAATTCAAGGGCACCTTCCTCAGCACCATCCCGTTTGCGCGCAAGTACGGTGTGCTCGAATCGCCGCTGGAATTGTGGATCGAGAACTCGACCATCAGCCGCATCGCCACCAACGTGCCGGGCCTGGAGCACGACTTCAACAAGTACCTGGACGCCAACCCGTCGAACCGGCGCATCGAGGAACTGGGGATTGGCACCAACGAAGGGGTGAAGGATCTGTATGCGCGCAATGCCGGTTTCGAAGAACGGCACTGCGGCTTGCATCTGGGCCTCGGCGGTGGGGCCAAGGGCAGCCATCACCTGGACCTGATTTTCTCCGGTGGGGTGTTGGCGCTGGATGACAAGCCGGTGTTTGATGGGCGGTTTGTGTTCTGA
- a CDS encoding MFS transporter, translated as MSEPQRPLAVTLQVVSIVLFTFIGYLNIGIPLAVLPGYVHSDLGFGAVIAGLVISVQYLATLLSRPYAGKIIDNQGSKRAVMIGLAGCGLSGVFMLISAWTPNLPMLSLISLLIGRLVLGSAESLVGSGSIGWGIGRVGAANTAKVISWNGIASYGALAVGAPFGVWLVGQLGLWSMGVSIILLAALGLLLAWPKTAAPIVAGERLPFMHVLGRVFPHGCGLALGSIGFGTIATFITLYYATQHWDNAVLCLSLFGASFIGARLLFGNLINRLGGFRVAIACLSVETLGLLLLWLAPDAHWALAGAALSGFGFSLVFPALGVEAVNLVPASSRGAAVGAYSLFIDLSLGITGPLAGAIAAGFGFASIFLFAALAALSGLALSVYLYKHTAKYRED; from the coding sequence ATGTCAGAACCGCAGCGTCCCCTGGCGGTCACGCTGCAAGTCGTTTCCATCGTCCTCTTCACCTTCATCGGCTATCTGAACATCGGCATTCCCCTCGCGGTGCTGCCGGGCTATGTCCACAGCGACCTGGGCTTCGGTGCGGTGATCGCGGGACTGGTGATCAGCGTGCAATACCTCGCCACCCTGCTCAGCCGTCCGTACGCCGGCAAGATCATCGACAACCAGGGCAGCAAACGCGCGGTGATGATCGGTCTGGCCGGTTGTGGCTTGAGCGGTGTGTTCATGCTGATTTCGGCGTGGACACCGAATCTGCCGATGCTCAGCCTGATCAGCCTGTTGATCGGTCGCCTGGTGCTGGGCAGCGCGGAAAGCCTGGTCGGTTCCGGTTCGATCGGCTGGGGCATCGGCCGGGTCGGGGCGGCGAACACCGCCAAGGTGATCTCGTGGAACGGCATCGCCAGTTACGGCGCACTGGCGGTCGGCGCGCCGTTCGGGGTGTGGCTGGTCGGCCAGTTGGGGCTGTGGAGCATGGGTGTCAGCATCATCCTGCTGGCGGCGCTGGGCTTGCTGCTGGCGTGGCCGAAAACCGCCGCGCCGATTGTCGCCGGCGAGCGCTTGCCGTTCATGCATGTGCTCGGCCGCGTGTTCCCACACGGTTGCGGCCTGGCGTTGGGCTCGATCGGTTTCGGCACCATCGCCACCTTTATCACCCTGTATTACGCCACGCAGCATTGGGACAACGCGGTGCTGTGCCTGAGCCTGTTCGGTGCCAGCTTCATCGGCGCGCGGCTGTTGTTCGGCAACCTGATCAACCGTCTCGGCGGCTTCCGCGTGGCGATCGCCTGCCTGTCGGTGGAGACGCTGGGCCTGCTGCTGTTGTGGCTCGCGCCAGACGCGCATTGGGCGCTGGCCGGTGCGGCGTTGAGCGGTTTCGGCTTCTCGCTGGTGTTTCCGGCGCTGGGCGTAGAGGCAGTGAATCTGGTGCCGGCCTCCAGCCGCGGTGCAGCGGTCGGCGCTTACTCACTGTTCATCGACTTGTCGCTGGGGATCACCGGGCCATTGGCCGGAGCGATTGCGGCAGGCTTTGGCTTTGCTTCGATCTTCCTGTTCGCCGCTCTCGCTGCATTGAGCGGGTTGGCCTTGAGCGTTTATCTGTACAAGCACACGGCCAAGTACCGCGAAGACTAG
- a CDS encoding 4a-hydroxytetrahydrobiopterin dehydratase: MSTLNQAHCEACRADAPQVSDEELPILIKQIPDWNIEVRDSIMQLEKVFLFKNFKHALAFTNAVGEISEAEGHHPGLLTEWGKVTVTWWSHSIKGLHRNDFIMAARTDEVAKTAEGRK, from the coding sequence ATGTCCACTTTGAACCAAGCCCACTGCGAAGCCTGCCGTGCCGATGCGCCACAAGTCAGCGACGAAGAACTGCCGATCCTGATCAAGCAGATCCCCGACTGGAACATCGAAGTGCGCGACAGCATCATGCAACTGGAGAAAGTCTTCCTGTTCAAGAACTTCAAGCATGCGCTGGCGTTCACCAACGCCGTCGGTGAAATCTCCGAGGCCGAAGGTCACCACCCGGGCCTGCTGACCGAGTGGGGCAAAGTCACCGTGACCTGGTGGAGCCACTCGATCAAGGGCCTGCACCGCAACGACTTCATCATGGCCGCGCGCACTGACGAAGTGGCCAAGACTGCAGAAGGACGCAAGTAA
- a CDS encoding amino acid aminotransferase: MHFDAIGRVPGDPILGLMEAYAQDSNPRKFDLGVGVYKDAQGLTPIPEAVKIAEARLVESQDTKTYIGGHGNPLFGKVINELVLGADSKLIAEQRAGATQTPGGTGALRLAADFIAQCLPGKGVWLSNPTWPIHETIFAAAGVKVSHYPYVGSDNRLDVDAMLAVLNDVPKGDVVLLHACCHNPTGFDLNHDDWQRVLDVVRRRDLLPLIDFAYQGFGDGLEQDAWSTRLFAAEVPELLITSSCSKNFGLYRDRTGALIVCAKTADKLIDIRSQLANIARNLWSTPPDHGAAVVATILADPELKSRWADEVEAMRLRIAQLRSGLVEALEPHGLRERFAHIGVQRGMFSYTGLSPEQVKQLREHHSVYMVSSGRANVAGIDATRLALLADAIADVCK; encoded by the coding sequence ATGCACTTCGACGCCATCGGCCGGGTACCCGGCGACCCGATCCTCGGTTTGATGGAGGCCTATGCGCAGGACAGTAACCCGCGCAAGTTCGACCTCGGCGTTGGCGTCTACAAGGATGCCCAGGGCCTGACACCGATCCCCGAGGCGGTGAAAATCGCTGAGGCGCGACTGGTCGAGAGCCAGGACACCAAGACCTACATCGGTGGTCACGGCAACCCGCTGTTCGGCAAGGTCATCAATGAGCTGGTGCTTGGCGCCGACTCGAAGCTGATCGCCGAGCAGCGTGCCGGCGCCACCCAGACCCCGGGGGGTACCGGTGCCCTGCGGCTGGCCGCTGATTTCATCGCCCAATGCCTGCCGGGCAAAGGCGTGTGGCTGAGCAACCCGACCTGGCCGATCCACGAAACGATTTTCGCTGCGGCCGGGGTCAAGGTCAGTCACTACCCGTACGTGGGCAGCGACAACCGCCTCGACGTCGACGCCATGCTCGCGGTGCTCAACGACGTGCCGAAAGGCGATGTGGTGTTGCTGCATGCGTGCTGCCACAACCCGACCGGTTTCGACCTCAATCACGATGACTGGCAGCGTGTACTCGACGTGGTACGCCGCCGTGACCTGCTGCCGCTGATCGACTTTGCCTACCAAGGCTTCGGCGACGGACTGGAGCAGGACGCGTGGTCGACCCGCCTGTTTGCCGCTGAAGTGCCTGAGTTGCTGATCACCAGTTCCTGCTCGAAAAACTTCGGCCTGTATCGCGACCGCACCGGTGCACTGATCGTCTGCGCGAAAACCGCTGACAAGCTGATCGACATCCGCAGCCAACTGGCCAACATCGCCCGCAACCTGTGGTCCACGCCACCGGATCACGGCGCGGCGGTGGTCGCGACCATCCTCGCCGACCCGGAGCTGAAAAGCCGCTGGGCCGACGAAGTGGAAGCCATGCGTTTGCGTATCGCGCAGTTACGCAGTGGTCTGGTCGAAGCGCTGGAGCCGCACGGCTTGCGCGAGCGCTTTGCGCACATTGGCGTGCAACGCGGGATGTTCTCCTACACCGGCCTGTCGCCGGAGCAGGTCAAACAACTGCGTGAGCATCACAGCGTGTACATGGTCAGCTCGGGCCGGGCGAACGTCGCCGGGATCGATGCCACGCGCCTGGCGCTACTGGCCGACGCCATCGCCGACGTCTGCAAGTAA
- a CDS encoding segregation and condensation protein A has translation MEVFLEAFEGPLDLLLYLIRKQNINILDIPVAEITRQYMGYVELMQSVRLELAAEYLVMAAMLAEIKSRMLLPRAETVEDEEDDPRAELIRRLQEYERFKAAAEGIDGLSRVGRDVVVPKLDAPEARARKLLPDVALEEILMSMAEVLRRGDMFESHQVSREALSTRERMSDVLERLKGGGFVPFVELFTAEEGRLGVVVTFMAILELVKESLVELVQNEPFAAIHVRARAE, from the coding sequence CTGGAAGTCTTTCTCGAAGCTTTTGAAGGCCCGCTCGACCTGCTGCTGTACCTGATCCGCAAACAGAACATCAACATCCTCGACATCCCGGTAGCGGAAATCACCCGTCAGTACATGGGCTATGTCGAGTTGATGCAGTCGGTGCGTCTGGAACTGGCCGCCGAGTACCTGGTGATGGCCGCGATGCTCGCCGAGATCAAGTCGCGCATGCTCCTGCCTCGGGCCGAAACCGTCGAAGACGAAGAAGACGACCCGCGCGCCGAGCTGATCCGCCGCTTGCAGGAATACGAGCGCTTCAAGGCCGCTGCCGAAGGCATCGACGGCCTGAGCCGGGTCGGCCGCGATGTGGTCGTGCCCAAGCTCGACGCCCCCGAAGCTCGGGCGCGCAAGCTGTTGCCGGATGTCGCGCTGGAAGAGATTTTGATGTCCATGGCCGAGGTGCTGCGCCGTGGCGACATGTTCGAGAGCCACCAGGTCAGCCGCGAGGCACTGTCGACCCGCGAGCGCATGAGTGATGTGCTGGAACGATTGAAGGGCGGCGGCTTTGTGCCGTTCGTCGAGCTGTTCACCGCCGAGGAAGGCCGCCTCGGCGTGGTGGTGACCTTTATGGCGATCCTTGAACTGGTCAAGGAATCCTTGGTCGAGCTGGTGCAGAATGAGCCGTTCGCCGCGATCCACGTGCGAGCCCGAGCCGAATAA
- the scpB gene encoding SMC-Scp complex subunit ScpB encodes MNLTEPRELAPLLEAFLLASGKPQSLERLFELFEEGERPEPPVFKKALSLLAKSCEGRAFELKEVASGYRLQIREKFSPWVGRLWEERPQRYSRALLETMALIAYRQPITRGEIEDVRGVAVNTNIVKTLIEREWIRIVGYRDVPGKPAMFATTKAFLDHFNLKNLEDLPPLAELREMETEPVLDFDDAPVPAGLQELADASAEPEEPKEETSFHTLLLELDSMEEGIKTDFDDLLRDAADGEAPTPDAVTQVEPEPETAIAEPAIEVELEVESEAEPEEDILGVAEAREKLLAAVAALEQPAPEPELSEEEAEARALAEAIEAERREFDD; translated from the coding sequence ATGAACCTGACTGAACCCCGCGAGCTGGCGCCCCTGCTTGAAGCCTTTCTGTTGGCCTCGGGAAAGCCGCAATCGCTTGAACGCCTTTTCGAACTGTTCGAGGAGGGCGAACGGCCCGAACCGCCGGTCTTCAAGAAAGCCCTGAGCCTGCTGGCCAAGTCCTGCGAGGGGCGGGCGTTCGAACTCAAGGAAGTCGCCTCGGGCTACCGCTTGCAGATCCGCGAGAAGTTTTCGCCATGGGTCGGGCGTTTGTGGGAAGAACGCCCGCAACGCTATTCCCGTGCGCTGCTGGAAACCATGGCGCTGATTGCCTATCGCCAGCCGATCACCCGGGGTGAAATCGAAGACGTGCGGGGCGTGGCGGTCAACACCAACATCGTCAAGACGCTGATCGAGCGTGAGTGGATCCGCATCGTCGGCTACCGCGACGTACCGGGCAAACCGGCGATGTTCGCCACCACCAAGGCGTTTCTCGATCACTTCAACCTGAAGAACCTCGAAGACCTGCCACCGCTGGCCGAACTGCGCGAGATGGAAACCGAGCCGGTGCTCGATTTCGACGACGCACCGGTGCCCGCCGGCCTGCAAGAGTTGGCCGACGCCAGCGCCGAACCGGAAGAGCCGAAAGAGGAAACCAGTTTCCACACCTTGCTGCTGGAGCTGGACAGCATGGAGGAGGGGATCAAGACCGACTTCGATGATTTGCTGCGTGATGCGGCCGATGGTGAGGCGCCGACGCCCGATGCAGTGACTCAGGTCGAGCCTGAGCCTGAAACCGCGATTGCCGAACCGGCCATCGAAGTTGAACTTGAAGTCGAGTCAGAAGCCGAACCGGAAGAAGACATCCTCGGCGTCGCCGAAGCCCGCGAAAAGCTGTTGGCCGCCGTTGCCGCCCTCGAACAACCGGCCCCAGAGCCCGAACTGAGCGAAGAAGAAGCCGAAGCCCGCGCCCTGGCCGAAGCGATCGAAGCCGAACGTCGCGAGTTCGACGACTGA
- the rluB gene encoding 23S rRNA pseudouridine(2605) synthase RluB, which translates to MSDINQKDDQEIGPAGEKLQKVLARIGVGSRRDVEAWISQGRIKVNGKDATLGLRVDMHDAITIDGKVIKREEAAESVRRVIMYNKPDGEICTRDDPEGRPTVFDKLPRPKEGRWINIGRLDINTTGLLMFTTDGELANRLMHPSYEMDREYAVRVRGEVDDEMIERLKAGVVLEDGPARFTDIQQAPGGEGFNHWYHCVVMEGRNREVRRLWESQGLVVSRLKRVRFGPVFLNSDLPMGRWREMSQYEVDVLSAEVGLTPVAMPQLNAKSKDKLERMQRKSSRPMAKTERVRTLRPAAGAPTGPRQSREPQIEGERPGRKPVARDGERAPRPANGRTERGERGAPAGRGTPVADRPADTTNKRPAKPAPKRPGIKLVDGDKPSGKRRGAPAGSGQRPGFGRKKPE; encoded by the coding sequence ATGAGTGACATCAATCAGAAAGACGACCAGGAAATCGGCCCCGCAGGCGAAAAGCTGCAGAAAGTCCTCGCCCGTATCGGCGTCGGCTCGCGCCGTGACGTCGAAGCCTGGATCAGCCAGGGCCGGATCAAGGTCAATGGCAAAGACGCCACCCTCGGCCTGCGTGTCGACATGCACGACGCCATCACCATCGATGGCAAGGTGATCAAGCGCGAAGAGGCTGCCGAGTCGGTCCGCCGCGTGATCATGTACAACAAGCCTGATGGCGAAATCTGCACCCGTGACGACCCGGAAGGCCGTCCGACCGTGTTCGACAAACTGCCGCGTCCGAAAGAAGGTCGCTGGATCAACATCGGTCGTCTCGACATCAACACCACCGGTCTGCTGATGTTCACCACCGACGGTGAACTGGCCAACCGCCTGATGCACCCGTCCTACGAGATGGACCGTGAGTACGCCGTGCGTGTACGCGGTGAAGTCGACGATGAAATGATCGAGCGCCTGAAGGCGGGCGTGGTGCTGGAAGACGGCCCTGCGCGTTTCACCGACATTCAACAGGCACCGGGCGGCGAAGGCTTCAACCACTGGTACCACTGCGTGGTGATGGAAGGCCGTAACCGTGAGGTTCGTCGTCTGTGGGAATCCCAGGGGTTGGTGGTCAGCCGTCTGAAGCGCGTGCGTTTCGGTCCGGTGTTCCTCAACTCCGACCTGCCAATGGGCCGCTGGCGCGAAATGAGCCAGTACGAAGTCGACGTGCTGAGCGCCGAAGTCGGCCTGACGCCGGTGGCGATGCCGCAACTGAACGCCAAGAGCAAAGACAAGCTGGAGCGTATGCAGCGCAAATCGTCGCGGCCGATGGCCAAGACCGAGCGCGTACGCACGCTGCGTCCTGCTGCTGGCGCGCCGACCGGCCCGCGTCAGAGCCGTGAGCCGCAGATCGAAGGTGAGCGTCCAGGGCGCAAGCCAGTGGCCCGTGACGGCGAGCGCGCACCGCGTCCGGCCAACGGTCGCACTGAGCGTGGCGAGCGTGGCGCTCCTGCCGGTCGCGGTACGCCAGTGGCGGATCGTCCGGCGGACACCACCAACAAGCGTCCGGCCAAACCGGCGCCGAAGCGTCCAGGGATCAAACTGGTCGACGGTGACAAGCCATCGGGCAAGCGCCGTGGTGCGCCGGCCGGCTCCGGTCAGCGTCCGGGTTTCGGTCGCAAGAAGCCGGAGTGA
- the phhA gene encoding phenylalanine 4-monooxygenase, with product MKQTQYVAREPDAQGFIDYPAEEHAVWNTLITRQLKVIEGRACQEYLDGIEKLGLPHDRIPQLGEINKVLGETTGWQVARVPALIPFQTFFELLASKQFPVATFIRTREELDYLQEPDIFHEIFGHCPLLTNPWFAEFTHTYGKLGLQATKEERVYLARLYWMTIEFGLVDTPQGQRIYGGGILSSPKETVYSLSEEPEHQAFDPLEAMRTPYRIDILQPLYFVLPNLKRLFDLAHEDIMGMVKQGMQLGLHAPKFPPKPKAA from the coding sequence ATGAAGCAGACGCAATACGTGGCCCGCGAGCCCGATGCGCAAGGTTTTATCGACTACCCCGCCGAAGAACACGCGGTGTGGAACACGCTCATCACCCGCCAGTTGAAAGTGATCGAGGGTCGGGCGTGCCAGGAATACCTGGACGGTATCGAAAAACTCGGTCTGCCCCACGACCGCATCCCGCAACTGGGCGAGATCAACAAGGTGCTCGGTGAGACCACCGGTTGGCAGGTTGCCCGTGTCCCGGCGCTGATCCCCTTCCAGACCTTCTTCGAATTGCTCGCCAGCAAACAGTTTCCGGTGGCCACGTTCATTCGTACCCGCGAAGAACTGGACTACCTGCAAGAGCCGGACATTTTCCACGAGATCTTCGGTCACTGCCCGCTGCTGACCAACCCATGGTTCGCCGAATTCACCCACACCTACGGCAAGCTCGGCCTACAGGCCACCAAAGAGGAGCGCGTGTACCTGGCGCGCCTGTACTGGATGACCATCGAGTTTGGCCTGGTCGATACCCCGCAAGGCCAACGCATCTACGGTGGCGGCATCCTGTCCTCGCCGAAGGAAACCGTTTATTCGCTGTCGGAAGAGCCCGAGCATCAGGCCTTCGATCCGCTGGAAGCCATGCGCACGCCGTATCGCATCGACATCCTGCAGCCGTTGTACTTTGTCCTGCCAAACCTCAAGCGCCTGTTCGATCTCGCTCACGAAGACATCATGGGCATGGTCAAGCAAGGCATGCAGCTGGGGTTGCACGCTCCGAAGTTTCCGCCAAAACCGAAAGCCGCGTGA
- the arfB gene encoding alternative ribosome rescue aminoacyl-tRNA hydrolase ArfB: MLVISNNVHLPDAEIELTAIRAQGAGGQNVNKVSSAVHLRFDIPASSLPEFYKERLLALRDSRITSDGVLIIKAQQYRTQEANRADALERLVELILSATKVEKKRRPTKPTLGSKKRRLESKTKRGSIKAGRGKVDF; the protein is encoded by the coding sequence ATGCTGGTGATTTCCAACAATGTGCATCTGCCGGATGCCGAGATCGAATTGACGGCCATCCGCGCGCAAGGCGCCGGTGGGCAGAACGTCAACAAGGTTTCCAGCGCCGTGCACCTGCGCTTCGACATTCCGGCCTCGTCCTTGCCCGAGTTCTACAAGGAGCGGCTGCTGGCGCTGCGCGACAGCCGCATCACCAGCGATGGCGTGTTGATCATCAAGGCCCAGCAATACCGCACGCAGGAAGCCAACCGTGCCGATGCGCTGGAGCGTCTGGTCGAGCTGATCCTCAGCGCCACCAAGGTCGAAAAGAAGCGCCGTCCGACCAAGCCGACTCTCGGCTCGAAGAAGCGCCGCCTAGAGTCCAAGACCAAGCGCGGCAGTATCAAGGCCGGGCGCGGCAAAGTGGACTTCTAG